The Cynocephalus volans isolate mCynVol1 chromosome 2, mCynVol1.pri, whole genome shotgun sequence genome window below encodes:
- the LRRC70 gene encoding leucine-rich repeat-containing protein 70, translated as MCGLQFSLPCLRLFLLVTCYLVLLFHKEILGCSSVCQLCTGRQINCRNLGLSSIPKNFPESTVFLYLTGNNISHVSESELTGLHSLVALYLDNSSIVYVYPKAFVQLRHLYLLYLNNNFIKRLDPGIFKGLTNLRNLYLQSNQISFLPRGVFNDLISVQHLNLQRNRLTVLGSGTFVGMVALQILDLSNNKISKISDAGFQHLGNLECLYLEGNNLTKVPSNAFEMLTSLKRLSLSYNHIEAIQPFAFKGLVNLEYLLLKNLRIRNVTRDGFSGINNLKHLILSHNDLENLNSDTFGLLKNLIYLKLDRNRIISIDNDTFENMGSSLKILNLSFNNLTDLHPRVLKPLSSLTHLQANYNPWECNCKLLGLRDWLASSAIALNIYCQNPPSMRGRALRYIKWTDITNCLTSSTNVSRAWAVKSLHIHHKTTALMMAWHKVTTNEKRLENTETESVTFWERIRTSPSSRSFQENAFGNPLETSAVLPVQIQLTSSVNLTLEKNSALPIDAASVSGKTSLICTQEVEKLNEAFDILLAFFILACVLIIFLIYKIVQFKQKLKTPENSGENRLEYYSFYQSARYNVTASICNTSPSSLESSGLEQIRLNKPIVPENEAQVILFEHSAL; from the coding sequence ATGTGTGGATTACAGTTTTCTCTGCCTTGCCTACGACTATTTCTACTTGTTACGTGTTATCTTGTGTTATTATTCCATAAAGAGATACTTGGATGTTCGTCTGTTTGCCAGCTCTGCACTGGGAGACAAATTAACTGCCGTAACTTAGGCCTTTCAAGTATTCCTAAGAATTTTCCTGAAAGTACAGTTTTTCTATATCTGACTGGAAATAATATATCTCATGTAAGTGAAAGTGAATTAACAGGACTTCATTCTCTTGTAGCATTGTATTTGGATAATTCTagtattgtgtatgtatacccgAAAGCCTTTGTTCAATTGAGGCATCTGTATCTTCTGTatctaaataataattttataaaacgcTTAGATCCTGGAATATTTAAGGGTCTTACAAACCTTCGTAATTTATATTTACAGTCtaatcaaatatcttttcttccaaGAGGAGTATTTAATGATCTAATTTCAGTTCAGCACTTAAATTTACAGAGGAATCGCCTCACTGTCCTAGGGAGTGGTACCTTTGTTGGTATGGTTGCTCTTCAGATACTTGATTTATcaaacaataaaatttcaaagatatCAGACGCAGGCTTTCAACATCTTGGAAACCTTGAATGTTTGTATCTAGAAGGTAATAATTTAACAAAGGTACCATCAAATGCTTTTGAAATGCTTACAAGTCTTAAAAGACTTTCTTTGTCTTATAACCACATTGAAGCAATACAGCCCTTTGCATTTAAAGGACTTGTCAACTTGGAGTATCTCCTCctgaaaaatttaagaattaGAAATGTTACTAGGGATGGGTTTAGTGGAATTAATAATCTTAAACATTTGATCTTAAGTCAtaatgatttagaaaatttgaattCTGATACATTTGGTTTGTTAAAGAATTTAATTTACCTTAAGCTAGATAGAAACAGAATAATCAGTATTGATAATGATACATTTGAAAACATGGGATCGTCTTTGAAGATCCTTAATCTGTCATTTAATAATCTTACAGACTTACATCCAAGGGTCCTTAAGCCATTGTCTTCATTGACTCATCTTCAGGCAAATTATAATCCTTGGGAATGTAACTGCAAACTTTTGGGCCTCCGAGACTGGCTAGCGTCTTCAGCCATTGCTCTAAACATCTATTGTCAGAATCCCCCATCCATGCGTGGCAGAGCATTACGTTATATTAAGTGGACTGATATTACAAATTGCCTTACATCTTCGACAAATGTATCCAGAGCTTGGGCTGTAAAATCTCTTCATATTCATCACAAGACCACTGCGTTAATGATGGCCTGGCATAAAGTAACTACAAATGAGAAACGTTTGGAAAATACTGAGACTGAGAGTGTTACTTTCTGGGAACGAATTCGTACTTCACCTTCCAGTAGATCTTTTCAAGAGAATGCCTTTGGTAATCCGTTAGAGACTTCTGCAGTATTACCTGTGCAAATACAGCTTACATCTTCTGTGAACTTGACCTTGGAAAAAAACAGTGCTCTACCAATTGATGCTGCTTCAGTGTCAGGGAAAACATCTCTAATTTGTACACAAGAAGTTGAGAAGTTGAATGAGGCTTTTGACATTTTGCTAGCTTTTTTCATCTTAGCATGTGTTCTAATCATTTTTTTGATCTACAAAATTGTtcaatttaaacaaaaacttaagACACCAGAAAACTCAGGGGAAAATAGACTTGAATACTACAGCTTTTATCAGTCAGCAAGGTATAATGTAACTGCCTCAATCTGTAACACTTCCCCAAGTTCTCTAGAAAGCTCTGGTTTGGAGCAGATTCGACTTAATAAACCAATTGTTCCTGAAAATGAGGCACAGGTCATTCTTTTTGAACACTCTGCTTTATAA